One Helianthus annuus cultivar XRQ/B chromosome 12, HanXRQr2.0-SUNRISE, whole genome shotgun sequence genomic region harbors:
- the LOC110892512 gene encoding uncharacterized protein LOC110892512 produces MSVLKTDNWSGCHNPNSQDFIGYLVVSYPIEDANRKDGSKTKRMTITLKDLEDQKISVTLWKNYAITLSNYMNDKNRPAHVVILVHFGTVNIYQGKVGLTNMFEASRVFINSDIHEIKEFKDRYLEKEFSKSSSSKQSCSQVISNTEDEFLNAEDFVLTGFIASIDVACISNIYMLNVSYMSFSHTYL; encoded by the exons ATGTCTGTTCTGAAAACTGATAACTGGTCTGGTTGTCACAACCCGAACTCTCAAG ATTTCATCGGTTATTTGGTTGTCTCATATCCTATTGAAGATGCAAATAGGAAGGATGGATCTAAAACAAAACGAATGACCATTACCTTGAAGGATCTCGA AGATCAGAAGATTAGTGTAACGTTGTGGAAAAATTATGCAATCACTTTGTCAAACTACATGAATGACAAAAATCGACCTGCTCATGTGGTTATACTTGTCCATTTTGGAACAGTTAACATATATCAAG GTAAAGTTGGCCTGACTAACATGTTTGAAGCAAGTCGTGTCTTCATAAATTCTGATATTCATGAGATCAAAGAATTCAAAGACAG ATATCTTGAGAAGGAGTTTTCTAAATCATCTTCAAGTAAACAATCATGCTCACAAGTGATCTCGAATACAGAAGATGAGTTTCTAAATGCTGAAGATTTTGTTTTGACCGGTTTTATTGCTTCTATTGACGTGGCATGTATATCAAACATATATATGCTTAACGTATCTTATATGTCATTTTCACATACTTATCTGTAA